The Stackebrandtia nassauensis DSM 44728 genome includes the window CAATTAACGCCATTATGGACAATCCATAATAAATATTCATTGTATTCGGGTCCGGACTCCTTGTCCGGACCCGAATTTCGTCGTAAATATTTGATAACGGCGTATTGACATTCGTGTTTCAAGCCACCACCCTCGTCCTGTGACAAAAACGCCGCACATTGGAACAAAAGGAAGAACTCTGTGCTGCGCCGCCCTGGCGATCGCCGGGGTAGTCCCGCTCCTCAGTGGATGTAGTAGCGGCGATGACGGCGGAGTGACAATCAATCTCTACAACGCCCCGCAACAGAACCTGCAACAAATTGTCGACAGGTGTAATAAGGAGGCGGACGGGGCTTACGACATCAAGCTCCACACGCTGCCCCGCGGCGCCGACGGTCAGCGCGAACAGATGGTTCGCCGACTGGCGGCCGAGGACTCCGGAATGGACGTTCTCGGTCTCGACGTCACCTGGACCGCCGAGCTCGCCTCGGCGAAGTGGATCCGGCCGTGGCCCAAGGACAAGGCCGCCGAAGCCACCGAGGGCGTCCTGGAAGGGCCGCTGCAGACGGCCATGTACGAGGACGAGCTCTACGCCGCCCCGTACAACTCCAACGTCCAGTTGCTGTGGTACCGCTCGGATCTGGTGCCCGAGGCCCCGACAACGTGGTCGGAGCTGATCGACGTGGCCGAGAAGCTGAAGTCCGAGGACAAGCCGCACTACTTCGAGGTCACCGGCGCCCAGTACGAGGGTCTCGTCGTGTGGTTCAACTCCATGGTGGAGTCCGCCGGCGGCAAGCTCCTCAACGAGGACGGCGACAAGGTCGAGCTGGGTCCCGAGGCCGTCAAGGCCCTGGAGACCATGCGCGACTTCGCCAAGTCCGCCGCGGCCAACCCCTCGCTGCCCAACACCCAGGAGGACCCCGCCCGGCTCGCGGTCGAGAGCGGCGCCTCGTTCGGCGAGGCCAACTGGCCGTTCGTGTACCCCGCCATGCAGGGCAGCGGAGCAAAGTTCGCCAAGGACTTCAAGTGGGCCCCGTACCCCGGCATCGACGGGCCCGGAAAGTCTCCGCTCGGCGGCGCCAACTTCGCCGTCAGCAGTTACTCCGAGCACCCCGACGAGGCCTTCGACGCGACACTGTGCCTGCGGGACCCGCAAAGTCAGCTGACGGCTGCCGTCAAGGACGGTCTGCCGCCCACCATCGAGAGCGTCTACGACTCCACCGACACGGTGGAGGTGACCGACCCGGAGGGCAAGACCTCGCAGGTCGGCATGGCCGACGCGTACCCGATGCGTGACGCCATCAAGGACGCCATCAAGAACGCGGCCGTCCGTCCGGTAACCCCGGTCTACCAGAATGTGTCCACAGTGACTTCAAAGATCCTGTCACCCCCGGGGTCCATCGACCCCGAGACGACCGAACAGCGGCTTAGGGAACAGATCGCCGACGCCCTGGAATCCAAGGGGGTGCTGCCGTGACCGCCACCAAGGAGGCCGCGCCGATCAGCGACGCCAAGGCCGCCGAACGGCGGCTGGGCTGGCTGCTGTGCGCACCGGCCGCCATCGTCATGCTGGCGGTGGCCGGATGGCCGATCCTGCTGTCCATCATCACCTCGTTCCAGCGTTCCGACCTGCGATTCCCCGACGACAAGGGATTCGTGGGCTTCGCGAACTACGCGACCGTACTGACCAGTGAGCACTGGTGGACCGCCTTCGGCGTCACCATGCTCATCATGGTCGTCAGCGTCGCGGTGGAACTGGTGCTGGGCATGGGTCTGGCCGTCGTCATGCACCGCACCCTCGTCGCCAAGGGTCTACTGCGGACGACCGTGTTGATCCCCTACGGAATCGTCACGGTGGTCGCCGCCTACGGCTGGCAGTACGCCTGGACACCCGACACCGGCTGGCTGGCCGGGCTGCTGCCCGAGGGCTCGGCTCCGCTGACCGAACGCTGGCCGGCGCTGCTGATCATCATCGGCGCCGAGATCTGGAAGACCACCCCGTTCATGGCGCTGCTGCTGTTGGCGGGCCTGTCGGTCGTGCCCGATGAGCTGCACCGGGCCGCGTCCATGGACGGCGCCGGCCGCTGGCAGCGCTTCGTCAAGGTGACGCTGCCGCTGATGAAACCGGCGATCCTGGTCGCGCTGTTGTTCCGGATGCTCGACGCGTTCCGCATCTACGACAACATCTATGTGCTCACCAACGGCGCCCAAGACACCGCCTCGGTGTCGATCACCACGTATCACAACCTGGTCAGCGGTCTCAACCTCGGCATCGGTTCGACGATGTCGGTGCTGATCTTCGTGACCGTGGCGATCATCGCCTTCATCTTCGTCAAGGGCCTCGGTACCTCGACACCGGAAGGAGGCCGCTAGTGGTGGCCAAGAAATTCCAATGGTCGCTGTTGAACACGGTGGTGGTGGCGTTCGCGCTGATCCCGGTGCTGTGGCTGGTCTCGTTGTCGCTCAAGCACCCCAGCACCTACACCGACGGCAACTTCTTCCCCGTCAAGCCGACCTTCGACAACTACGTCAACGTGTTCTCCAGCGGCGGGTTCTTCCAGCCGCTGATCAACTCGATCGGCATCTCGCTCATCGCCACCGGCATCGCGCTGCTGGTCGGGACCTTCGCGGCCTACGCGATCGCCCGGCTCAACTTCCCCGGCCGCAACCTCATGCTGGGCGCGGCCCTGCTGGTGGCGATGTTCCCGCAGGTGTCGCTGGTGACGCCGCTGTTCGAGATCGAGCGCAACCTGGGTCTGTTCAACACCTGGCTCGGACTGATCCTGCCGTACGTGACCTTCGCGTTGCCGTTGACGATCTACACCATGCAGTCCTTCTTCCGGGAGATCCCCTGGGAACTGGAGAAGGCCGCCAAGATGGATGGTGCGACGCCGTTCCAGGCGTTCCGCAAGGTCATCGTTCCGCTGGCGACACCGGGCGTGGTCACCGCGTCGGTGCTGGCCTTCATTCAGGTGTGGAACGACTTCCTGTTCGCGATCTCGCTGACGTCCACGGACAACGCGCGCACCGCCCCGGCGGCGATCTCGTTCTTCACCGGAGCCTCGCAGTTCGAGAATCCGGTCGGTTCGATCGCCGCGGCGGCCGTCATCATCACGATCCCCATCGTGATCTTCGTCCTCATCTTCCAACGACGCATCGTCAGCGGCCTCACCGCTGGCGCGGTGAAAGGGTAAAACTCGTGGCCGAGATAGTTCTCGACTCGATCTCCAAGCGCTACCGCGGTGGCGTGGAGGTCATTCAAAACATCGATCTGACGATCGCGGACAAGGAGTTCCTGATCCTTGTCGGACCCTCGGGCTGCGGCAAGTCGACCCTGCTCAACATGATCGCCGGGCTGGAGGACATCTCCGGCGGCGAGTTGCGCATCGACGGCGAACGCATGAACGAGCGCGCGCCGCAGAACCGCAACATCGCGATGGTGTTCCAGTCCTACGCGCTGTACCCGCACATGTCGGTGCGGGACAACATCGCGTTCCCGCTGACCATCGCCAAGATGCCCAAGGCCCAGATCGCCGAGAAGGTGGACAACGCCGCTCAGATCCTGGAGCTGGGCGGCTTCCTGGACCGCAAGCCCGGCGAACTGTCGGGTGGTCAGCGGCAGCGCGTCGCGATGGGCCGCGCGATCGTGCGCGACCCCAAGGCGTTCCTCATGGACGAACCGCTGTCCAACCTGGACGCGAAACTGCGGGCGCAGATGCGTACCTCGATCTCGCGGCTGCAGAAGTCCCTGGCCACCACCACGGTCTACGTCACCCACGACCAGACCGAGGCCATGACGCTGGGCGACCGGATCGTGGTGCTGCGCGGCGGTATCGCGCAGCAGATCGGTTCGCCGTCCGACCTGTACGAACGGCCGTCGAACCTGTTCGTGGCCGGTTTCATCGGCTCCCCGACGATCAACTTCATCCCCGGCACGATCGCCGAGGACAAGGTGCTCTCCCCGCTGGGCGAGCTGCCGCTGTCGGACCCGATGAAGCAGGCGCTGCACGCCAAGAAGACCGGCCGCGAC containing:
- a CDS encoding carbohydrate ABC transporter permease, with amino-acid sequence MVAKKFQWSLLNTVVVAFALIPVLWLVSLSLKHPSTYTDGNFFPVKPTFDNYVNVFSSGGFFQPLINSIGISLIATGIALLVGTFAAYAIARLNFPGRNLMLGAALLVAMFPQVSLVTPLFEIERNLGLFNTWLGLILPYVTFALPLTIYTMQSFFREIPWELEKAAKMDGATPFQAFRKVIVPLATPGVVTASVLAFIQVWNDFLFAISLTSTDNARTAPAAISFFTGASQFENPVGSIAAAAVIITIPIVIFVLIFQRRIVSGLTAGAVKG
- a CDS encoding ABC transporter ATP-binding protein encodes the protein MAEIVLDSISKRYRGGVEVIQNIDLTIADKEFLILVGPSGCGKSTLLNMIAGLEDISGGELRIDGERMNERAPQNRNIAMVFQSYALYPHMSVRDNIAFPLTIAKMPKAQIAEKVDNAAQILELGGFLDRKPGELSGGQRQRVAMGRAIVRDPKAFLMDEPLSNLDAKLRAQMRTSISRLQKSLATTTVYVTHDQTEAMTLGDRIVVLRGGIAQQIGSPSDLYERPSNLFVAGFIGSPTINFIPGTIAEDKVLSPLGELPLSDPMKQALHAKKTGRDVIIGLRPEAFEAPEFASGDGNVTFTETIDIVESLGANKLAYFNLGDSVSASQLEQVDEVTGAADRFGSAQVVAQIDARAHIREGEQMTVCFNPHDALLFDPSDGVRIGHVG
- a CDS encoding carbohydrate ABC transporter permease, producing the protein MTATKEAAPISDAKAAERRLGWLLCAPAAIVMLAVAGWPILLSIITSFQRSDLRFPDDKGFVGFANYATVLTSEHWWTAFGVTMLIMVVSVAVELVLGMGLAVVMHRTLVAKGLLRTTVLIPYGIVTVVAAYGWQYAWTPDTGWLAGLLPEGSAPLTERWPALLIIIGAEIWKTTPFMALLLLAGLSVVPDELHRAASMDGAGRWQRFVKVTLPLMKPAILVALLFRMLDAFRIYDNIYVLTNGAQDTASVSITTYHNLVSGLNLGIGSTMSVLIFVTVAIIAFIFVKGLGTSTPEGGR
- a CDS encoding ABC transporter substrate-binding protein, whose product is MTKTPHIGTKGRTLCCAALAIAGVVPLLSGCSSGDDGGVTINLYNAPQQNLQQIVDRCNKEADGAYDIKLHTLPRGADGQREQMVRRLAAEDSGMDVLGLDVTWTAELASAKWIRPWPKDKAAEATEGVLEGPLQTAMYEDELYAAPYNSNVQLLWYRSDLVPEAPTTWSELIDVAEKLKSEDKPHYFEVTGAQYEGLVVWFNSMVESAGGKLLNEDGDKVELGPEAVKALETMRDFAKSAAANPSLPNTQEDPARLAVESGASFGEANWPFVYPAMQGSGAKFAKDFKWAPYPGIDGPGKSPLGGANFAVSSYSEHPDEAFDATLCLRDPQSQLTAAVKDGLPPTIESVYDSTDTVEVTDPEGKTSQVGMADAYPMRDAIKDAIKNAAVRPVTPVYQNVSTVTSKILSPPGSIDPETTEQRLREQIADALESKGVLP